A DNA window from Arachis hypogaea cultivar Tifrunner chromosome 18, arahy.Tifrunner.gnm2.J5K5, whole genome shotgun sequence contains the following coding sequences:
- the LOC140181503 gene encoding uncharacterized protein, which produces MDKTIALLKTSPVHVGDEVDESTKYFHRLFWTFFEAFEHCKPLISIDSTHLYGKYGGTLLLAIAQDENSNILPVAFALVEGENAESWAIFLSHLRQHVTPQEGILVISDRHNGIKAALEAPDNGWQPPHA; this is translated from the coding sequence ATGGACAAAACGATAGCTTTGTTGAAGACTTCTCCAGTGCATGTTGGTGATGAGGTTGATGAGTCTACAAAGTACTTTCATCGACTTTTCTGGACATTCTTTGAGGCTTTTGAACATTGCAAGCCATTAATCAGCATTGACAGTACGCATCTGTATGGGAAGTATGGCGGGACTTTGCTTCTGGCTATTGCACAAGATGAAAATTCGAATATATTGCCAGTTGCTTTTGCACTTGTTGAGGGAGAGAATGCTGAGTCGTGGGCTATTTTCTTATCCCACTTGCGTCAACATGTGACCCCACAAGAAGGAATTCTAGTGATCTCTGACAGACACAACGGCATTAAGGCTGCACTGGAAGCACCAGACAATGGTTGGCAACCGCCTCATGCATAG
- the LOC112772225 gene encoding uncharacterized protein: MAVPTLKLRCFPTALRFHSNLPSFSTLRPLLCHAATTANRNNKRSKSNNNTAPPPSSPLPKPPAGFVVDQRGKLVSASKHRLATLVDPANNLPLECVVRREFTSSQGHQCMLLCPVDLPIQILRSTGVGWSDVGDAELESIMPAAAYALAKIRMYLVYSGYCYTARGGFCYSEENIFDFHADGKEADDSPTEGVEITHFSQEGEHYMIYTPSDPLLFVAVKDQNGMLQIADDELLEDPAVSSAIDEETEFNTLVEEEAALLDSLLGKR; this comes from the exons ATGGCGGTGCCAACATTGAAGTTGAGGTGCTTTCCCACCGCACTCCGATTCCACTCTAACCTTCCTTCATTCTCCACTCTCCGCCCTCTCCTCTGCCACGCCGCCACCACCGCCAACAGAAACAACAAGAGGAGTAAGAGTAATAATAACACcgctcctcctccttcttctcctcttcccaaACCACCAGCTGGATTCGTCGTCGACCAACGCGGCAAGCTTGTCTCCGCTTCCAAGCACCGCCTTGCCACTCTc gTTGATCCGGCAAACAATCTTCCCTTGGAGTGTGTGGTTAGGAGAGAGTTCACCAGCTCTCAAGGCCACCAGTGCATGCTGCTCTGCCCGGTCGACTT GCCTATCCAAATATTGAGGAGTACTGGTGTTGGGTGGTCCGAT GTCGGTGATGCGGAACTTGAATCTATCATGCCTGCTGCTGCCTATGCACTTGCCAAGATACGCATGTATTTGGTTTACAGTGG ATACTGTTACACAGCTCGTGGTGGATTTTGCTACTCAGAAGAGAACATATTTGACTTTCATGCAG ATGGTAAAGAGGCGGATGACTCACCAACTGAAGGTGTAGAAATTACACATTTCAGTCAG GAAGGGGAACACTACATGATTTATACACCATCTGATCCACTTCTTTTTGTTGCTGTCAAG GATCAAAATGGGATGTTGCAAATTGCTGATGAT GAACTTCTTGAGGATCCAGCTGTCTCTAGCGCCATAGATGAAGAGACCGAATTCAATACCTTGGTG GAGGAAGAAGCTGCACTTCTTGACTCATTGTTGGGTAAAAGATAA